In Drosophila simulans strain w501 chromosome 3R, Prin_Dsim_3.1, whole genome shotgun sequence, a single window of DNA contains:
- the LOC6729262 gene encoding outer dense fiber protein 3-like protein 2 produces MAVRPFGPGPGVYMLPPTVGYDKHDNRKQRLPQYSFGMRTRAPGEDLGPGPGAYKVDKLTRYGTSKGLEFSMAPRTNVIDKRSSPGPGAHDVHNRPFFKGVNAPSYSMGLRTDFNFKKDGPGPNAYKYEVNAVRPGVPSYSMGLQTKILNKTNSPGPAAYGGGDINVKLTRAPIYSMQPRTTIPGENVGPGPNYYDLMYYRPGKSGPGYSFGVRHHQFAPPMIVRCDNM; encoded by the exons ATGGCGGTGCGACCTTTTG GCCCCGGACCCGGCGTCTACATGCTGCCCCCCACTGTGGGCTATGATAAGCATGACAACCGCAAACAGCGTTTGCCGCAGTACTCCTTCGGCATGCGCACCCGTGCTCCTGGTGAGGATCTGGGTCCTGGTCCCGGGGCCTACAAGGTGGACAAGTTGACACGGTATGGCACGAGCAAGGGCTTGGAGTTCTCGATGGCGCCCAGGACCAATGTCATCG ACAAGCGAAGCAGTCCCGGTCCGGGAGCACACGATGTCCATAATAGGCCATTCTTCAAGGGGGTCAATGCTCCTTCCTATTCGATGGGCCTACGAACGGACTTTAACTTCAAGAAGGATGGTCCCGGTCCCAATGCCTACAAGTACGAGGTCAATGCAGTTCGTCCTGGAGTCCCGAGCTATAGCAT gGGACTGCAAACCAAGATTTTGAACAAGACGAATTCTCCGGGTCCGGCTGCATATGGCGGTGGTGATATCAATGTCAAACTGACACGTGCTCCGATATACTCGATGCAGCCGCGCACCACTATTCCGGGCGAGAATGTCGGACCTGGACCCAACTACTACGACCTCATGTACTATCGTCCCGGCAAGAGCGGACCGGGCTACTCCTTCGGTGTGCGACACCACCAGTTCGCTCCGCCCATGATAGTTAGATGTGACAACATGTAG
- the LOC6729263 gene encoding synaptic vesicular amine transporter yields the protein MSEKSNRAQIHSNSRSESQNQAAVQLNASGRRSSTPSGANGSSNRCLIAVIVYLALLLDNMLLTVIVPILPDYLASLEADASSAVVLSLEDTSSFSKLGYRSGESPGGGHPQLYISKHPIPGKSMVNFTLLQLSTEATTTTTSITTTATSPYNSTSMQSPPNGQSGGTNVTEIGHGSGHKSRNRKLASGNPPNHDNNSNNSSNNNSNKELTLTQENGSIGLLLAMKALVQLIFNPIVGNASSKFGYRLPIVVGTFFLLISSLVFTVGESYWALLVARAVQGVGSACINICGMSLVAQHYPEEARRSKVMGIILGSIALGVLLGYPFGGILYDLMGKSAPFIILSTLMFLSLGLQLLTMDLTVQPEVVVEDRPKWRTLLECKMILAIVLAIWFSTSTMAMLEPCLPIWLIQYLKPNKWQLGTVFIPDSVGYFVGTNFFGSIAYKYGQVKVSCISLLLVGVASILIPSATTVAQLLLPHFALGLGIGVIDAALVPLLATFVDATLAQEDQGEGSSSMSSYGTVYAIQQTSVSLAYCLAPLIGGELAQTFGFAWLMRIVGIFNMIYGPILVYLHQKYDPKALREQHNDMLLQSSGRGSRYKQLYNSMDVE from the exons ATGTCGGAGAAATCGAACCGCGCTCAAATACACTCCAACTCCCGATCGGAATCCCAGAACCAGGCGGCTGTCCAACTGAATGCCTCGGGCAGACGCAGCTCCACTCCATCCGGAGCCAATGGCTCCTCCAATCGCTGCCTGATTGCCGTGATTGTGTACCTGGCCCTGCTGCTAGATAACATGCTGCTAACCGTAATTG TGCCCATCCTGCCGGATTATCTGGCCAGCCTGGAGGCGGACGCATCGTCCGCGGTTGTGCTGAGTCTGGAGGACACATCGTCATTCTCGAAACTCGGCTACCGGTCTGGAGAATCGCCAGGCGGCGGACATCCTCAGCTGTATATCTCCAAGCATCCGATTCCGGGCAAATCAATGGTTAACTTCACACTCCTCCAGCTGTCCACAGAAGCCACAACCACGACCACCAGCATCACCACAACGGCCACATCCCCGTACAATTCCACGTCCATGCAGTCGCCGCCAAATGGCCAGTCGGGCGGCACTAATGTCACTGAAATTGGGCATGGGAGTGGGCACAAGAGCAGGAACAGGAAGCTGGCCTCCGGCAATCCCCCCAAccacgacaacaacagcaacaacagcagcaacaacaacagcaacaaggagCTGACCTTGACGCAGGAGAATGGCTCCATCGGCCTGTTGCTGGCCATGAAGGCCCTGGtccaattaattttcaatccGATTGTCGGCAATGCGTCCAGCAAGTTTGGCTACCGCCTTCCCATTGTGGTCGGCACCTTCTTCCTGCTCATCTCGTCGCTGG TTTTCACCGTTGGTGAATCCTACTGGGCGCTTCTGGTGGCCCGGGCTGTGCAGGGCGTGGGATCCGCTTGCATCAACATATGTGGCATGAGCCTGGTGGCCCAGCATTATCCGGAGGAGGCACGTCGTTCCAAGGTGATGGGCATCATCCTGGGCAGCATCGCATTGGGTGTGCTACTGGGCTATCCATTCGGTGGAATTCTGTATGACCTGATGGGCAAATCGGCGCCGTTTATCATTCTCTCCACTCTTATGTTCCTGAGTTTGGGCCTCCAGCTCCTGACCATGGATTTGACGGTGCAACCGGAGGTTGTCGTGGAGGATAGACCCAAGTGGCGAACGCTGCTCGAATGCAAAATGATTCTGGCCATTGTGCTGGCCATTTGGTTTTCCACCTCCACAATGGCCATGTTGGAGCCATGTCTGCCCATCTGGCTAATCCAGTATCTAAAGCCCAACAAGTGGCAGCTGGGCACCGTTTTCATTCCAGACTCTGTGGGCTACTTTGTGGGCACGAACTTTTTCGGCAGCATTGCCTACAAATATGGTCAGGTTAAGGTGTCCTGCATCAGTTTGTTGCTGGTGGGAGTAGCCTCTATTCTG ATACCCAGTGCTACAACAGTGGCCCAACTATTGCTGCCCCATTTTGCCTTGGGACTGGGTATTGGAGTAATCGATGCGGCATTGGTTCCACTCTTGGCCACCTTTGTCGATGCAACACTGGCTCAGGAGGATCAGGGTGAGGGCAGCAGTTCCATGTCCAGCTACGGAACAGTCTATGCCATCCAGCAGACCTCTGTCAGTCTGGCCTATTGCTTAG CTCCCCTGATTGGCGGTGAGTTGGCCCAGACCTTTGGATTTGCTTGGCTGATGCGCATTGTTGGCATTTTCAatatgatttatggcccaatACTGGTCTACTTGCATCAGAAATACGATCCAAAg GCCCTGAGGGAACAGCATAATGATATGCTGCTCCAAAGCAGCGGGCGGGGATCTAGGTATAAACAACTTTACAACTCCATGGATGTGGAATAA
- the LOC6729264 gene encoding outer dense fiber protein 3-B, with protein MSCNRSFGPGPGAYNLPSTFGFNNCDKRMQRSPQFSFGRSSRACNSPRSIQYGPGPADYHVGKVTRYGRPASGDFNVYRRR; from the exons ATGTCGTGCAACCGTTCTTTTG gACCTGGCCCTGGAGCCTACAACCTGCCCAGCACCTTTGGCTTTAATAACTGCGACAAGAGGATGCAGCGAAGTCCACAGTTCTCATTTGGCAGATCGTCGAGGGCGTGTAATAGTCCTAGGTCCATCCAGTATGGACCCGGCCCTGCAGATTATCATGTGGGCAAAGTAACGCGATATGGACGACCTGCATCGGGGGACTTCAATGTTTATCGTCGTCGCTGA
- the LOC6729265 gene encoding lysosomal acid glucosylceramidase has product MGNMFASSGILVLGVLLVSAIGGQSESIPCKLIDAKHGKVCVCTADYCDYLENPVLTDENEWFLISSSKQGLRFSTTSDKFGKEEKFTVQDYVEPTQETANATILSRLFDKVVASAFTLESRESSITRTVTLRLDRSKTHQKMVGFGGSYTGAVEYLVENFKRSELADLYKSFYAEDGLGFNLMRVSIGGCDFDLEPWSYAEEEGDTVLSDMDELNAHDVTRVAQIKRLIEVSGVKNLLVKGAAWSPPPWMKTNNRWTGFGRLKRAYYQTWADYHLRWLRLMEDNGIPIWAISTGNEPMNGILFMYFVKFMSLGWTPQTQAIWLNDHLGPTIRNSEFKDIILFGNDDQRYTFPHWFKMMNRTRPNSIDYLDGLSVHWYWDEIFGNSFIEQTTEYAPDKILIVSESCIGDKPWQAAAPLLGSWERAEKYARDYLLNIKLGFHGWIDWNICLDEIGGPNYVDNTVDAPVIVNTTTFEEFYKQPMFYAIGHFSKLVPEGSVRIDAVPSNVNLDSVAFLRPDNKIAAVLFNSGRADLDITLVDSIRGQFVVNVPAKSIHTLLYS; this is encoded by the exons ATGGGAAATATGTTCGCCAGCAGTGGAATCCTGGTGCTGGGAGTGCTTCTGGTATCGGCAATTG GTGGCCAATCTGAATCGATCCCCTGCAAACTCATCGATGCCAAACATGGCAAAGTGTGCGTCTGCACGGCGGACTATTGTGACTATCTGGAGAATCCCGTCCTGACGGACGAAAATGAGTGGTTCCTGATCTCCAGTTCTAAACAGGGTCTACGCTTCTCCACAACTAGTGACAAATTCGGGAAGGAGGAGAAGTTTACCGTGCAGGATTATGTGGAACCCACCCAGGAGACTGCGAATGCGACAATCCTGTCTCGTTTGTTCGATAAGGTGGTGGCCAGTGCTTTCACCTTGGAGTCCCGGGAGAGCTCCATAACTCGCACGGTGACCCTGCGACTGGACAGAAGTAAGACCCACCAGAAGATGGTTGGTTTCGGGGGCAGCTACACCGGAGCAGTGGAATACCTGGTGGAGAACTTCAAGCGTTCGGAACTGGCTGATTTGTACAAATCCTTTTACGCCGAGGATGGACTGGGCTTCAATCTCATGCGAGTTTCCATTGGCGGCTGTGACTTTGACTTGGAACCCTGGTCCTATGCCGAAGAGGAGGGCGACACCGTGCTATCCGATATGGATGAACTGAACGCGCATGATGTGACGCGAGTCGCACAGATCAAGCGCCTCATTGAGGTGTCCGGAGTGAAGAATCTGTTGGTCAAAGGAGCCGCCTGGAGTCCCCCGCCCTGGATGAAGACGAACAACAGGTGGACAGGATTTGGACGCCTCAAGCGGGCTTACTATCAGACCTGGGCCGATTACCATCTGCGTTGGCTCAGACTTATGGAGGACAATGGCATTCCCATTTGGGCCATTTCCACGGGCAACGAGCCAATGAATGGCATCCTTTTCATGTACTTCGTTAAGTTCATGAGCTTGGGATGGACGCCACAGACGCAGGCCATTTGGCTGAACGATCATCTGGGTCCTACGATCCGTAACTCTGAATTTAAGGACATCATCCTGTTTGGCAACGATGACCAACGCTATACCTTTCCCCATTGGTTTAAAATG ATGAACCGCACTCGGCCAAACTCGATTGATTACCTCGATGGACTGTCGGTGCACTGGTATTGGGATGAAATTTTTGGCAACAGCTTTATCGAACAGACCACGGAATATGCCCCCGACAAGATTTTGATAGTTTCCGAGTCCTGCATAGGGGACAAGCCCTGGCAGGCAGCTGCTCCTCTCCTGGGAAGCTGGGAGCGGGCCGAGAAGTATGCCCGAGATTACCTGCTCAACATTAAGCTGGGCTTCCATGGCTGGATTGACTGGAACATTTGTCTGGACGAGATTGGCGGTCCTAACTACGTGGACAACACGGTGGATGCCCCAGTGATTGTGAATACAACAA CATTCGAGGAGTTCTACAAGCAGCCGATGTTCTATGCCATTGGTCACTTCTCCAAGTTGGTTCCAGAGGGATCCGTTCGCATAGATGCAGTACCTAGTAATGTTAATCTGGATTCCGTTGCATTCCTGCGACCGGACAACAAAATCGCCGCCGTTCTCTTCAATAGTGGTCGCGCCGATCTGGACATCACTCTGGTGGATAGTATTCGGGGTCAGTTCGTTGTCAATGTTCCGGCCAAATCCATTCACACTTTGCTGTACagttaa
- the LOC6729266 gene encoding sulfhydryl oxidase 2, protein MKPNDTLSAFSLLLCVLILSAGHGELLFNPDDNVEQLDFASFESAISEPTTGKLVQFFNGFCEESQNFIPAFRNLSRKLYKWHRVLKVHVLDCGKDENDGICSIYSNRKTPTLRYFPPSYKLAPDDLGTEITHRKPKEIQSNLALNLQKLDYFKMFKRQDNVTHIFRTHKDVEYVAFVFQMCLDHFLPHLETGNSMEEKYASQGDCNEDNPIVSLIGRNTLLELLPYREVVVRIFDNHDVYNKFGISPVPNLVVLVNRAGKFLFLTPEMDSSKAYVAAIKQFLIFVDLKPQKALPKTPPANISEALRYEILEQHKHHPSRIYRADLERAIDQILNVEFPGTSHFAGTKIVVLRNFVKLIYNLSPLKPKAREKLADLYYSLRVKKQLSGVGFKNLLLKSVKNYVFDGKQYVGCIASRPSLRGFNCSLWILFHYLSVESEKLKPRSVLLVFLGYVRFFMNCKECDMKISEFKKLRPIAHVTNDDEQILWLWAAHNYVNKQLAGDSTEDPQFPKIQFPSERDCPNCRNNATEWRTEEVLHYLKGIYALKNLSWFGMSSGKHAIE, encoded by the coding sequence ATGAAACCAAACGATACTTTATCAGCCTTCTCACTTCTCTTGTGCGTCCTGATTCTTTCCGCTGGACACGGCGAACTGCTTTTTAATCCGGATGACAATGTGGAGCAGTTGGATTTCGCATCATTCGAGTCCGCAATTAGTGAACCAACGACTGGGAAGCTGGTGCAGTTCTTTAACGGATTCTGCGAGGAGAGCCAGAATTTTATACCAGCGTTTAGGAATCTATCACGTAAACTTTACAAGTGGCACCGCGTACTGAAAGTCCATGTACTAGATTGTGGAAAGGATGAGAACGATGGGATTTGTAGCATTTACAGCAATCGTAAAACGCCAACACTACGATATTTTCCACCAAGTTATAAGCTAGCACCAGACGACCTGGGCACCGAGATCACTCATCGAAAACCCAAAGAAATACAGTCCAATCTGGCCCTAAATCTTCAAAAATTGGATTACTTCAAAATGTTTAAGCGGCAGGACAATGTGACTCATATATTTCGTACCCACAAGGACGTTGAGTACGTTGCTTTCGTTTTCCAAATGTGTTTAGACCACTTTCTGCCGCACTTGGAAACAGGCAACTCCATGGAGGAAAAGTATGCCTCTCAGGGCGATTGCAATGAGGATAATCCAATAGTTTCGCTGATCGGAAGAAACACCCTTCTTGAGTTGCTGCCCTACAGGGAAGTGGTTGTACGGATCTTCGATAATCATGATGTTTACAACAAATTTGGCATATCACCCGTGCCCAACTTAGTGGTTCTGGTAAATAGAGCTGGGAAATTCCTATTTCTCACACCCGAAATGGATAGCAGTAAGGCTTATGTGGCTGCCATTAAGCAATTCTTGATCTTCGTCGACCTGAAGCCCCAGAAAGCATTGCCCAAAACCCCACCTGCCAACATAAGTGAAGCCCTAAGGTATGAGATACTCGAGCAGCACAAGCATCATCCCTCTCGAATCTATCGAGCCGATCTGGAACGGGCTATCGATCAAATCCTTAACGTGGAGTTTCCGGGAACATCGCACTTTGCCGGAACTAAAATAGTTGTCCTGCGAAATTTTGTTAAACTGATATACAACTTAAGTCCCTTAAAGCCAAAGGCGCGGGAAAAGCTGGCAGACCTGTATTATTCCCTGCGAGTGAAGAAGCAACTTTCCGGAGTTGGATTCAAGAACTTGCTGCTGAAATCAGTAAAGAATTACGTGTTTGATGGAAAGCAATATGTTGGTTGCATTGCCTCACGTCCTTCGTTGCGCGGCTTCAATTGCTCCCTTTGGATTCTATTCCATTATCTTAGTGTGGAGTCGGAAAAGCTCAAGCCCAGATCCGTGTTGTTAGTATTTCTCGGCTACGTGCGATTCTTTATGAACTGCAAGGAGTGTGATATGAAGATAAGCGAGTTCAAAAAGCTCCGACCAATTGCACATGTGACCAATGATGATGAACAGATTTTGTGGCTCTGGGCAGCGCATAATTATGTCAACAAACAGTTGGCCGGCGATTCTACAGAGGATCCGCAATTCCCAAAGATTCAGTTTCCAAGCGAAAGAGATTGTCCCAATTGTAGAAACAACGCGACCGAATGGCGCACCGAAGAAGTATTGCACTATCTGAAAGGTATATATGCCTTAAAAAACCTAAGTTGGTTCGGAATGTCATCCGGAAAACATGCAattgaataa
- the LOC6729267 gene encoding lysosomal acid glucosylceramidase, whose product MKTPLLGFLSAVIAISAGAPDWQLPCDLRETSHGSVCVCNSTYCDYLEPPQLTDISQIVVISSSKDGLRFKKTTGDLSEKKPITIDDKQFTDENFKADAIVVDQERAWLQLANIPQSLFINASIKTYRISVKREQSFQNVSIFGGAFTGTVSYLLKELPEELQDHVYRSYFHPVGIAYNTIRMSIGGSDFDMEPWAYNELPLHDPKLSNFTELDPRDLQKVEQLKRLKTIAKVDTLKIIGAAWSAPTWMKSNNRWTGFGQLKSEYYQTWALYHLKFLELMRAKNMPIWAISTGNEPLNGVIGFFFVHFMSMGWTPWQQAIWLNDNLGPTIRNSAESKVLIFGNDDQRYTYPTWFRRMRSSRNNSLNYLDGLAVHWYWDELIAPQLIDQAHTDMPNKLLLNTESCIGDKPWQTHGPELGSWQRGESYMRAYTQDLTHNFNGWLDWNLVLDEQGGPNYIKNFVDAPIIVNATSRAEIYKQPIFYAIGHFSKFLPPESVRIETRIENQGNPFTQLSVVGFQRPDGSVALIIYNGQNLPVDVALDDSQRGAIQLRLPPRSWHTVLYK is encoded by the exons ATGAAGACACCATTGCTTGGCTTTCTTTCTGCAGTGATCGCAATCTCTGCAG GTGCTCCCGACTGGCAGTTGCCCTGCGATTTGCGCGAAACGAGCCATGGAAGCGTGTGTGTCTGCAACAGCACCTACTGCGACTATCTGGAACCGCCGCAGCTCACTGATATCTCGCAGATTGTGGTGATTAGCTCCAGCAAG GATGGCTTGCGCTTCAAGAAGACAACAGGGGATCTCTCGGAAAAGAAACCCATAACAATAGATGACAAACAGTTCACCGATGAGAACTTCAAGGCAGATGCGATTGTGGTGGATCAGGAGAGAGCCTGGCTGCAGTTGGCCAACATTCCCCAAAGCCTTT tTATTAATGCCAGCATTAAGACATATCGCATATCGGTGAAACGAGAGCAGAGTTTTCAAAATGTCTCCATTTTTGGCGGGGCCTTTACAGGTACAGTCTCGTACTTACTCAAAGAACTACCGGAGGAGCTACAGGATCATGTCTACAG ATCCTATTTCCATCCGGTTGGAATTGCCTACAACACTATACGAATGTCCATTGGGGGCTCCGACTTTGATATGGAACCCTGGGCATACAATGAATTGCCTCTTCATGATCCGAAATTGAGCAACTTCACCGAGCTTGATCCGCGGGATCTGCAGAAAGTGGAACAGCTGAAACGCCTTAAGACCATCGCTAAAGTAGATACTCTGAAAATCATAGGCGCCGCCTGGAGTGCTCCAACCTGGATGAAGAGCAATAACCGCTGGACAGGATTCGGGCAGCTGAAATCGGAATACTACCAAACGTGGGCCCTCTATCACCTCAA ATTTCTCGAACTTATGCGGGCTAAAAATATGCCGATTTGGGCCATATCCACTGGCAATGAGCCGTTAAACGGCGTCATTGGCTTCTTTTTTGTACACTTCATGAGCATGGGCTGGACGCCCTGGCAGCAG GCTATCTGGCTGAACGACAATCTGGGCCCGACCATCAGGAACTCGGCGGAGAGCAAGGTGCTCATCTTTGGCAACGACGATCAGCGGTACACCTACCCAACGTGGTTCCGGAGG ATGCGCTCCTCACGCAACAATTCGCTGAACTACTTGGATGGCCTAGCTGTTCACTGGTACTGGGATGAACTGATAGCTCCACAACTCATCGACCAGGCACACACGGATATGCCCAATAAGCTGCTATTGAACACGGAGTCCTGCATCGGTGATAAGCCATGGCAGACCCATGGTCCCGAGCTGGGCAGCTGGCAGCGTGGTGAGAGCTACATGAGGGCCTACACCCAGGATCTGACGCACAACTTCAACGGCTGGCTGGATTGGAATCTCGTGCTGGACGAACAGGGCGGTCCGAACTACATTAAGAACTTCGTGGACGCTCCGATCATTGTGAATGCCACGAGCCGGGCTGAGATATACAAGCAGCCGATCTTCTATGCCATAGGCCACTTCTCCAAGTTCCTGCCGCCGGAATCCGTGCGCATCGAGACGCGTATCGAGAACCAGGGCAATCCCTTCACCCAGCTAAGTGTTGTGGGCTTCCAGCGACCAGACGGTAGCGTGGCGTTGATCATCTACAATGG CCAGAACCTGCCGGTGGACGTGGCCCTCGATGATAGCCAGCGTGGGGCGATCCAGCTCCGCCTGCCGCCGCGCTCCTGGCACACGGTGCTCTACAAATGA
- the LOC6729268 gene encoding alpha-tocopherol transfer protein-like has translation MQRSYFPNPIRLRDKIRLGGHPPPDGGAWIGKLDGPNAIKHRIAVTKMRRPLSPTLAKLAEQEVNETPDRIQQDIIILRVWIRQQPHLRARTDVDFLIAFLRRCRYSLEETKRRIDRYFTHYNLFPEIMNNRCVTQRLLDINRMGVCLYPDMPKGDSRSAMFIARFGHFDPNLYMLREIYHFSSMAMEVIALENDYASLAGICEIIDLEGVNSDKMRRFDRVLFRKWWNWLYNCSPLKVKEMYIINMPKDIQGTVMFLYNVLSMQVNYPIRVLKNSEELIEHIGKESLPEEYGGTNGHLGECVAYMEDLLNSYRGYFEQDCNYGTIEELRHGEIATYEAEFGASGSFRRLNWD, from the exons ATGCAGCGGTCGTATTTTCCCAATCCGATTCGCCTCCGCGATAAGATTAGATTAGGGGGCCACCCACCACCAGATGGGGGAGCATGGATAGGCAAATTAGATGGCCCAAATGCCATCAAACACCGCATAGCCGTTACCAAAATGCGACGTCCGCTCTCGCCAACATTGGCCAAGTTGGCCGAGCAGGAGGTGAACGAGACGCCCGACAGGATTCAGCAGGACATCATCATTCTGCGCGTGTGGATTCGCCAGCAGCCGCATCTGCGCGCCCGCACGGATGTGGACTTCCTGATCGCCTTCCTCAGACGCTGCCGTTACAGCCTGGAGGAGACCAAGCGCCGGATCGATCGCTACTTCACCCACTACAACCTATTTCCGGAGATCATGAATAACCGCTGTGTGACGCAAAGACTTCTGGACATCAATCGCATGGG AGTTTGCCTCTATCCGGATATGCCAAAGGGCGATAGCCGTAGTGCCATGTTCATAGCCCGTTTTGGCCACTTCGATCCCAATCTGTACATGCTGCGAGAGATCTATCACTTTTCCTCGATGGCCATGGAGGTGATTGCGCTGGAGAATGACTATGCCTCCCTGGCGGGAATCTGCGAAATCATTGATCTCGAGGGCGTCAACTCGGATAAGATGCGCCGCTTTGATAGGGTCCTATTTCGCAAGTGGTGGAACTGGCTCTACAACTGCAGTCCCCTAAAAGTGAAGGAGATGTACATCATAAATATGCCCAAGGATATTCAGGGTACCGTCATGTTTCTGTACAACGTGCTTAGCATGCAAGTCAACTATCCG ATACGCGTTCTGAAGAACAGCGAAGAGCTTATCGAGCACATTGGCAAGGAATCGCTGCCGGAGGAGTATGGCGGTACCAATGGGCATTTGGGTGAATGTGTGGCCTACATGGAGGACCTGTTGAATAGCTATCGTGGTTATTTCGAGCAGGACTGCAACTACGGGACCATTGAGGAGCTGCGACACGGTGAAATAGCCACGTATGAGGCGGAATTTGGAGCCAGTGGCTCCTTCCGTCGCCTCAACTGGGATTGA
- the LOC6729269 gene encoding alpha-tocopherol transfer protein-like gives MANTLRTLDPKLAALAKSECNEEQAQRAEIIATIQTWITKSPHLKAPTDEQLILAFLRRCRFSQEETKRRFDNYYSLRSVFPEVLGSRQVDDALLTQLQRGIHVIPMRPVSPEGPRVIISQFRNIDPKKSNPREAFKLVFIMLELLALECDNASISGLVWVVDARDVTMEQMMQYDPFLLKKAFALVDQCIPLRFVEIHMINMRKEGQTIFNFVTKFLPSKLPFKFVVHKKSEDLYQHLPRDAMTIEYGGTNGYHAEAVDHWRQKLLDSKDYLAKDAQYGTNEKLRVGLASAWANGELDGMSGSFRKLELD, from the exons ATGGCGAACACCCTGAGAACTCTCGACCCAAAGTTGGCGGCTCTGGCCAAGAGCGAGTGCAACGAGGAGCAGGCGCAGCGAGCGGAGATAATCGCCACCATTCAGACATGGATCACCAAGTCGCCGCACCTCAAGGCGCCCACGGATGAGCAGCTTATCCTGGCCTTTCTGCGGCGTTGCCGTTTCAGCCAGGAGGAGACAAAACGGCGATTCGACAACTACTACTCCCTGCGCAGCGTGTTCCCGGAGGTTCTGGGATCCCGACAGGTGGACGATGCTCTGCTCACCCAGCTGCAACGAGG AATCCATGTGATACCCATGCGACCTGTGAGTCCCGAGGGGCCAAGGGTTATCATCTCTCAGTTCCGAAACATCGATCCCAAGAAATCGAATCCCCGCGAGGCCTTCAAACTGGTCTTCATCATGTTGGAACTACTGGCTCTGGAGTGCGATAATGCCTCGATTTCCGGCTTGGTCTGGGTTGTGGATGCCAGAGATGTTACCATGGAGCAGATGATGCAGTACGATCCCTTCCTGCTGAAGAAGGCTTTTGCGCTGGTGGACCAATGTATACCACTGCGATTTGTTGAGATTCATATGATCAATATGCGTAAGGAGGGACaaaccattttcaattttgtaaCGAAGTTTTTGCCCTCCAAACTGCCCTTCAAG TTCGTGGTCCACAAAAAGTCGGAGGATCTGTACCAGCACCTGCCCAGAGATGCGATGACCATCGAGTATGGGGGCACCAATGGCTATCATGCAGAGGCAGTGGATCATTGGCGCCAGAAGCTACTGGACAGCAAGGATTACCTGGCCAAGGATGCCCAGTACGGAACCAATGAGAAACTGCGCGTCGGATTGGCCAGTGCCTGGGCCAATGGAGAACTGGACGGGATGAGCGGTTCCTTCCGCAAACTGGAGCTGGATTAA